The Agrococcus carbonis genome has a window encoding:
- a CDS encoding VOC family protein, with the protein MAIARYPSLVIDCPDAPALAKFYGALLDWPVQTGSDGNDTWMEIRADYGQVICFQQVEDYRAPVWPTQEHPQQMHLDVEVDDLDEAEAATLALGATKHAFQPGETFRVFLDPAGHPFCLCIS; encoded by the coding sequence ATGGCCATCGCACGCTACCCATCGCTCGTGATCGACTGCCCCGACGCCCCCGCGCTCGCGAAGTTCTACGGCGCCCTCCTCGACTGGCCCGTGCAGACGGGCAGCGACGGCAACGACACGTGGATGGAGATCCGCGCCGACTACGGCCAGGTCATCTGCTTCCAGCAGGTCGAGGACTACCGCGCGCCGGTGTGGCCGACGCAGGAGCACCCGCAGCAGATGCACCTCGACGTCGAGGTCGACGACCTCGACGAGGCCGAGGCGGCGACGCTCGCGCTCGGCGCGACGAAGCACGCGTTCCAGCCGGGCGAGACGTTCCGCGTCTTCCTCGACCCGGCCGGCCACCCGTTCTGCCTCTGCATCAGCTGA